A genome region from Fusarium musae strain F31 chromosome 5, whole genome shotgun sequence includes the following:
- a CDS encoding hypothetical protein (EggNog:ENOG41): MLPLALLGALASVLCRAENVKNVAIIGAGAAGSSAAFHLWQYAIEEDIAINITIFEKTDRIGGRTLTVPAYNDPSLPIELGASIFVGANHILANASERYHLPVSEPHRLEKDDMTVIWDGYEFVFQTTEGSWAWWDLAKMFWRYGLAPYRSKQIVDAMVKHFLKIYEAPYFPFKSLTQRAEQLGWNEITSITGEQMLKRNEIDPRFAREILQVGTRVNYASNLAYIHGLETLVSLATDNAMSVDSGNWRIFEHMVVESGASISRNMTVASIEKVQKRTRSSSPVYAITTKDAGSQDGTSKQYDVGFDNVIIANPWQFSNIKTGEGVLDRKIDEIPYTKLHVTLFASPLELSPEFFGLKAGSKAPATVYTTLGEDEEPRKGGEGVGRTGFYSISTLKYLVNPKTGQKERVYKIFSPTPVTADFLTRLLGTDIPDSVISGKLQDDANASNIISWYHPHWFNSYPVELPRVTFEDPIIGDGIYYTSGIESFVSCMETSALMGKNVARLAVDIFAGISRPEPPKEWEGYEAGEEKEEGIRAQPESEL, translated from the exons ATGTTACCTTTGGCTCTGCTCGGCGCCCTCGCAAGTGTCCTGTGCAGAGCAGAAAATGTTAAAAACGTTGCCATCATTG GGGCTGGAGCTGCTGGGTCGTCGGCAGCCTTTCATTTATGGCAATATGCTATAGAAGAGGACATTGCTATTAATATCACCATATTTGAAAAGACGGATCGCATCGGAGGCCGCACATTGACAGTCCCTGCGTATAATGATCCTTCTCTACCCATCGAGCTCGGCGCGTCTATCTTTGTTGGTGCCAATCATATTCTTGCCAACGCCAGTGAACGCTACCATCTCCCAGTGAGCGAGCCCCACCGTCTCGAAAAGGATGATATGACTGTTATATGGGATGGCTACGAGTTCGTCTTCCAGACGACCGAGGGGTCCTGGGCATGGTGGGATCTGGCCAAGATGTTCTGGAGATATGGGCTCGCACCCTACAGGTCTAAACAAATCGTGGATGCTATGGTTAAACATTTCCTCAAGATATACGAAGCCCCTTACTTTCCTTTCAAGTCGCTCACTCAGAGAGCCGAACAGTTGGGCTGGAATGAGATTACAAGTATAACGGGAGAGCAGATGTTAAAGCGAAAC GAAATTGATCCTCGTTTCGCCCGTGAGATCTTACAGGTTGGCACACGTGTCAACTATGCTTCAAACCTGGCTTATATTCATGGTCTGGAGACTTTG GTTTCGTTGGCAACCGACAACGCGATGTCTGTGGACAGCGGCAACTGGCGTATCTTTGAGCATATGGTGGTAGAGAGCGGAGCTTCTATCTCTCGCAACATGACCGTGGCTTCAATCGAAAAAGTCCAAAAGAGAACTCGGTCATCTTCGCCAGTGTATGCCATCACAACGAAAGATGCCGGCTCACAGGACGGCACTTCGAAACAATATGATGTCGGGTTTGACAacgtcatcatcgccaaccccTGGCAGTTCAGTAACATAAAAACTGGAGAGGGTGTTCTCGATCGCAAAATCGATGAGATCCCCTATACCAAACTGCACGTTACACTATTTGCATCACCATTGGAGCTTAGTCCCGAATTCTTTGGCTTGAAGGCCGGAAGCAAAGCGCCTGCTACTGTTTACACTACTCTtggtgaagacgaagaaccAAGAAAAGGGGGCGAGGGAGTCGGTCGTACTGGCTTCTACTCTATTAGCACATTGAAATATCTCGTCAACCCTAAGACAGGTCAGAAGGAGCGTGTCTATAAGATCTTCTCGCCCACGCCCGTCACTGCCGATTTCCTCACACGTCTTTTGGGCACCGATATCCCAGACTCTGTGATTTCTGGAAAGTTACAAGATGATGCAAATGCTTCCAATATTATCTCTTGGTATCATCCTCACTGGTTCAACTCTTACCCAGTTGAGCTCCCTCGTGTCACATTTGAGGACCCTATTATCGGCGACGGCATATACTACACGTCTGGTATTGAGAGCTTCGTGTCATGTATGGAAACCAGTGCTTTGATGGGCAAGAATGTGGCCCGGTTGGCTGTAGATATCTTTGCCGGTATTTCTCGCCCGGAACCACCTAAGGAATGGGAGGGATATGAAGCCGGCGAGGAAAAGGAGGAAGGAATTCGTGCTCAGCCTGAAAGTGAACTCTGA
- a CDS encoding hypothetical protein (CAZy:GT20) — translation MPGAVDENGQAAPGRLLLLSNRLPITIKRSEDGSYSFSMSSGGLVTGLSGLSKTTSFQWYGWPGLEVPDNEVEGMKQRLKDEYGAHPVFIDDELADRHYNGFSNSILWPLFHYHPGEITFDESAWAAYQEVNRLFAKTVIKDVQDGDLIWVHDYHLMLLPQMLREEIGESKKNVKIGFFLHTPFPSSEIYRILPVREALLTGLLDCDLIGFHTYDYARHFLSSCSRILECPTTPNGVDWNGRFVTVGAFPIGIDPENFVEGLKKPKVQERIAALSRKFEGVKLVVGVDRLDYIKGVPQKLHALEVFLTEHPEWIGKIVLVQVAVPSRQDVEEYQNLRAVVNELVGRINGKFGTIEFMPIHFLHQSVTFDELTALYAVSDVCLVSSTRDGMNLVSYEYIATQQKNHGVMILSEFTGAAQSLNGSLIVNPWNTEELANALHDAVTMSPEQREANYKKLERYVFKYTSAWWGASFVSEMTRLSTEGSQPKTLRNVSGAVIGLEQKAQQAVADLEKKAEELLTIDEKKEADSQTEPSQ, via the exons ATTAAGCGATCAGAAGATGGTAGTTACTCATTTTCTATGTCTTCTGGAGGTCTCGTCACGGGCCTCAGTGGTCTTAGCAAAACCACCAGTTTCCAGTGGTATGGTTGGCCGGGTCTCGAGGTCCCTGATAACGAAGTCGAGGGTATGAAGCAACGACTGAAAGACGAGTACGGCGCGCACCCGGTTTTTATCGACGATGAACTTGCCGACCGACATTACAATGGATTTTCTA ACTCAATTCTTTGGCCTCTTTTCCATTACCACCCTGGTGAGATCACATTCGACGAGTCCGCTTGGGCCGCATACCAAGAAGTCAATCGCCTCTTTGCCAAGACCGTTATCAAGGATGTGCAAGATGGTGATCTTATTTGGGTTCATGACTACCATCTGATGCTCCTCCCACAAATGCTTCGTGAGGAGATCGGCGAATCGAAAAAGAATGTCAAGATCGGCTTCTTCCTCCATACACCATTCCCCAGTAGTGAAATTTACAGGATCCTGCCTGTCAGAGAAGCACTCCTTACTGGGCTTCTTGACTGCGACCTGATCGGTTTCCATACATACGACTACGCTCGTCACTTCCTTAGCAGTTGCTCCCGCATTCTAGAGTGTCCCACGACCCCCAACGGTGTCGATTGGAATGGCCGTTTTGTGACAGTTGGTGCCTTCCCCATTGGAATCGATCCCGAAAACTTTGTTGAAGGActgaagaagccaaaagtGCAAGAACGTATCGCTGCACTCAGCCGAAAGTTCGAAGGTGTCAAGCTCGTCGTTGGAGTCGATCGCTTGGATTACATCAAGGGCGTCCCTCAGAAACTGCACGCTCTTGAAGTGTTCCTGACCGAACATCCGGAATGGATTGGCAAAATCGTTCTGGTTCAGGTTGCTGTTCCTTCGCGACAAGACGTCGAAGAGTATCAGAATCTCCGCGCTGTGGTTAACGAACTGGTCGGCCGTATCAACGGAAAGTTTGGCACCATTGAGTTTATGCCCATTCATTTCCTCCATCAATCCGTCACTTTCGACGAGCTTACTGCCCTGTATGCTGTATCTGACGTCTGTTTGGTCTCATCCACTCGTGACGGTATGAATCTGGTATCCTACGAATACATTGCGACACAACAGAAGAACCACGGCGTCATGATTTTGAGCGAATTCACAGGTGCTGCTCAATCGCTTAATGGCAGTCTCATCGTCAATCCTTGGAACACAGAAGAGCTTGCCAATGCTTTACATGACGCTGTTACCATGAGCCCCGAACAACGTGAAGCCAACTACAAGAAGCTCGAACGCTACGTTTTCAAGTACACCAGTGCTTGGTGGGGTGCTAGCTTTGTCTCTGAAATGACCCGTCTTAGTACTGAGGGTTCTCAGCCCAAAACCCTGCGCAACGTCTCTGGGGCTGTAATCGGACTGGAGCAGAAAGCCCAACAGGCTGTCGctgatcttgagaagaaggccgaggaACTATTAACcattgacgagaagaaggaagccgATTCCCAGACAGAGCCCTCTCAATAA
- a CDS encoding hypothetical protein (EggNog:ENOG41~BUSCO:EOG09260WG2) yields the protein MFALRGIGKLIFGSSTQEALIELPQGQLYLVRPLSPKGYSELIFRDSAIRIRRTNQEFQYQLVVQRVFEEGEAELLAEEEGEDAEIDALASEKDEKTFLLDEALSFRSEIRESGDKVLAWKDLSGDTGDLFQFVCDPSVTSSQVQQFVQVAQQCQYERKYRKPHSTATASDLQQFEFEEEDPIPPASPLHSPTLARSIDSVDDMLSKTQANSAVKREPAFVPEQEIEAPVLTGSDASNPPEALEIYAAVVAELHVFDPQPGHFALVDDSVIAQVSEVGKWEYWLQIESNDKAYLGTPVVADFNPVFDFEYLSFVFNHFSSDGTARSWLLRFKDQPTLEKFQEAIMQAIWEKLNETKWTKMQDKEREYVLDAFGDLTMEDAPSTEEEEEEEEELEDDRAQEEEYDTDEENDSSFPKNADGEVNSQLAVGYKHDRSFVVRGSKIGVFKHTPNNHLEFSTNISKVTTPSGKLMNPKKVMLHSEDRDLILQNEIDPNKLYRMDLEYGKVVDEWNVHDDIPVVTFAPENKFAQMTSEQTFLGVSNNALYRVDPRLSGNKLVDTDMKQYASKNDFSALATTEKGYIAVASNKGDIRLFDRLGIRAKTQLPALGDPITGIDVSADGRWILGTTKNYILLVDAQQKSGKNEGKLGFEKPFAANDKPHPRRLALTPEHVAQFYHETGKSVDFTPAKFNTGEGAEETSIITATGPYIIEWNLKRILRGMKAAYKIKRYEEEVKADDFKYGSDKNVIVALPNEVNMVAKQSLRKPTRESIIGNVRLSDPRRGSGRIGTRDSGRYKLGKDDIVNAPY from the exons ATGTTCGCCTTACGAGGAA TTGGCAAACTGATATTCGGTTCAAGCACGCAGGAGGCATTGATCGAGCTTCCGCAGGGACAACTCTACCTTGTTCGACCTTTATCTCCTAAGGGCTACTCTGAACTCATTTTTCGAGACTCGGCTATCCGCATTCGACGCACAAACCAGGAGTTCCAGTATCAACTCGTTGTTCAGCGCGTCTTTGAAGAAGGCGAGGCAGAGCTTCTtgccgaagaagagggtGAAGACGCCGAAATCGACGCCCTTGCATCTGAGAAAGACGAAAAGACCTTCCTACTCGACGAGGCTCTATCTTTCCGTTCCGAGATTCGCGAGAGTGGTGACAAAGTTCTTGCTTGGAAGGATTTGAGCGGTGATACTGGTGACCTCTTCCAGTTCGTTTGCGACCCTTCTGTTACATCATCTCAGGTACAGCAGTTTGTGCAAGTTGCTCAACAGTGCCAATACGAGCGCAAGTATCGCAAGCCGCATTCTACAGCAACAGCCTCCGACCTTCAGCAGTTCGAattcgaagaagaggacccGATACCGCCTGCTAGTCCCCTGCATAGCCCAACGTTGGCTCGATCTATCGACTCTGTCGACGATATGTTGTCTAAGACCCAGGCGAATTCCGCTGTTAAGCGTGAGCCTGCCTTCGTGCCCGAACAGGAAATTGAAGCCCCAGTCTTGACTGGTTCAGACGCTAGCAACCCTCCCGAGGCTCTAGAGATATATGCCGCTGTTGTGGCTGAACTCCATGTTTTTGACCCTCAGCCTGGTCATTTCGCTCTCGTTGATGATTCCGTCATTGCTCAAGTCTCAGAAGTTGGAAAATGGGAATACTGGCTCCAGATTGAGTCGAACGATAAGGCGTATCTGGGTACTCCTGTCGTCGCTGACTTTAACCCTGTCTTTGATTTTGAATATCTCTCTTTCGTCTTTAATCATTTCAGTAGTGATGGAACTGCGCGATCATGGCTTCTCAGATTTAAGGATCAGCCCACCTTGGAAAAGTTTCAAGAAGCGATTATGCAAGCCATCTGGGAGAAGCTGAACGAGACCAAGTGGACGAAGATGCAAGACAAAGAACGCGAATATGTTCTTGACGCATTTGGTGACCTAACTATGGAAGACGCGCCTTCcacagaggaagaggaggaagaagaggaggagctaGAGGATGATCGTGCGCAAGAGGAGGAGTACGACACAGATGAGGAGAACGATAGTAGCTTCCCCAAGAACGCTGATGGTGAAGTCAATTCGCAATTGGCTGTCGGTTACAAGCATGACCGCTCATTCGTCGTTCGTGGCTCCAAGATCGGTGTATTCAAACATACACCTAACAATCACCTCGAATTCTCCACGAACATCTCCAAAGTCACAACTCCTTCAGGCAAACTCATGAACCCAAAGAAAGTCATGTTGCACAGCGAGGATCGCGATCTCATCTTACAGAATGAAATTGATCCCAACAAGCTCTACCGTATGGACCTTGAGTATGGAAAGGTTGTGGATGAGTGGAACGTTCACGATGACATCCCCGTCGTCACATTTGCCCCCGAGAACAAGTTTGCGCAGATGACCTCTGAACAGACCTTCCTGGGCGTCTCAAACAACGCTCTTTATCGAGTTGATCCCCGTCTATCCGGTAACAAGCTTGTTGATACCGACATGAAGCAATATGCCTCGAAGAACGACTTCTCTGCCCTCGCAACTACAGAAAAGGGCTACATTGCTGTTGCAAGTAATAAGGGTGACATTCGTCTCTTTGACCGGCTCGGCATTCGAGCGAAGACACAGCTTCCTGCACTTGGTGACCCCATCACTGGTATTGACGTTTCTGCCGATGGCCGATGGATCTTAGGAACAACCAAGAACTACATCCTGCTTGTTGATGCCCAACAGAAGTCTGGAAAGAACGAGGGCAAGCTTGGTTTCGAGAAGCCTTTCGCTGCCAATGACAAGCCGCATCCTCGACGGCTCGCCCTTACCCCTGAGCATGTGGCCCAGTTCTACCATGAGACTGGAAAGTCCGTTGACTTTACTCCTGCCAAATTCAATACTGGAGAGGGTGCGGAGGAGACAAGCATCATCACTGCCACTGGTCCTTACATCATCGAATGGAACCTGAAGCGAATCCTTCGGGGTATGAAGGcagcttataaaattaagcgTTATGAAGAGGAGGTCAAAGCGGACGACTTCAAATACGGCTCAGACAAGAACGTCATTGTTGCTTTGCCCAACGAAGTAAACATGGTTGCAAAGCAAAGTCTAAGGAAACCCACTCGCGAGAGCATCATTGGCAACGTTCGACTGAGTGATCCGCGTCGAGGTTCCGGACGCATCGGGACCCGAGACAGTGGCCGATACAAACTGGGAAAGGACGATATTGTCAATGCGCCTTATTGA